Genomic DNA from Calditrichota bacterium:
GATTTCATTCACATTCAATTGAACATCTTTTCCTGTTACCCGCTGAAGTTCTTCCTTCAGCTTATCCACCTCAAGACCCTTTCGTCCAATCACGATTCCGGGCTTGGCCGTGTGAATGGTGATTGTAATGTGCTTGGGAGTCCGATCAATTTGAATCTTCGAAATACCAGCATTTTTCATTCGATTCCGAATGTATTTGCGTAACTTCAGATCTTCTTGAAGTTTATTTGCAAAGTTTTTCTCGTCAAACCAATTCGAATTCCAGGTCTTAATAACACCTAATCGAAATCCGATAGGATTAGTTTTTTGACCCAAAAGTGAATCCTCCCTTATTTTCTTTTGTCCGTCTCTTCTGCTACAACAATTTTAATGTGACTGCTTCTTTTCCGTATCGGCATCACACGACCCATTGAGCCCGCACGAAACCGTCGCATGGTTGGACCTTCATCGATACGTATTTCTTTCACGTAAAGCTCCTCAGGTTCGATCCGGCCGCTTTCTTCCTGATTGTTCACCAGATTTGCAACCGCCGAACGCAGTGTTTTTTCCAATGGTAAGGAAGCCGATTTCTGGGTAAATGTTAAAATGTTAATGGCGTCATCGACGTTCTTCCCCCGAATCAGCTCCGCCACCTGCCGGACCTTGCGAGGAGAAATACGAACATATTTTGTTAAGGCAAATGCTTCCATTCAATCAATCTCCAACCCGTTAAAAAACCTATTTTCTTCCAGCCGATCGTTCTTTTTTCCCGCCGTGCCCGCGAAACGTCCGGGTCGGTGCGAATTCACCCAATTTATGTCCCACCATATTTTCAGTGATGAACACAGGGATAAATTTACTTCCGTTGTGCACCGCCAGTGTGTGTCCCACAAACTCAGGCGAAATAGTTGAACGTCGGGACCAGGTTTTCACAACTCTTTTCTGTCCGCCCTCATTCATCTTCTGGATACGCTTCAGAAGTCTTTCCTCAATAAAAGGGCCTTTTTTTACCGATCTTGGCATTCTTGCACCTCTTTAAAAACTATTTGCGTCGTTTTACAATATAATCGTCTGACTTTTTCTTTTTGCGGGTTTTCCACCCCTTTGTTTTCCATCCCCAGGGGGATGTGGGATGATGCCCGCCCGAGGCTTTCCCCTCTCCTCCGCCCATCGGGTGATCGATGGGATTCATGGCAACGCCGCGAACATGAGGCCGCCTGCCAAGCCAGCGAATGGCTCCAGCCTTTCCGTAAGAAATATTTTCATGATCCAAATTCCCTACCTGTCCAATAGTTGCCCGGCAGTTCAAATGAACCAATCGTACCTCTCCCGAGGGCAATTTCAGATGGGCAAATTTACCCTCTTTCGCCACCAGCTGGGCATAGGAACCGGCACTGCGGGCCAGTTGCCCGCCCTTTCCGGGTTTTAATTCCACATTGTGGACAAATGAACCCAGCGGGATACTGCTCAAAGGCATGGCATTTCCAACCCGAATTTCGACCTCTTCACCTGACATCAGCCTATCATTTACCTGGATGCCGTTGGGGGCCAAAATATAGCGCTTTTCGCCATCGGCATAAAATAGCAGGGCCAGATTAGCCGACCGATTCGGGTCATAATGGATCGCCGCCACGCGGGCCGGAATATTATCTTTATTGCGTTTAAAATCGACCACACGGTATTTTCGTTTATGACCACCGCCCCGGTGCCGAATCGTGACCCGGCCCAAATTGTTCCGCCCACCGGTTTTGTGGAGGGGCTTTACCAGCGAGGATTCAGGTGCGTCATCTGTAACCTCGTCAAATCGAACAATTTTCCGGAAACGCAACGATGGTGTAACCGGGTTATAACTCTTTAATGGCATGAATTCCTCCGATTTCCCTTCATAAAACTCTCATTTAAACCGCACCGGCCACATATTCAATAACATCTCCCTCCTGCAGGGTAACAACGGCCTTTTTCCATTTGGCGGTTTTCCCCTCATACCGTCCCAATCGACGGAGTTTCCCGGGCATGATCATTGTCCG
This window encodes:
- the rplV gene encoding 50S ribosomal protein L22: MEAFALTKYVRISPRKVRQVAELIRGKNVDDAINILTFTQKSASLPLEKTLRSAVANLVNNQEESGRIEPEELYVKEIRIDEGPTMRRFRAGSMGRVMPIRKRSSHIKIVVAEETDKRK
- the rpsS gene encoding 30S ribosomal protein S19, coding for MPRSVKKGPFIEERLLKRIQKMNEGGQKRVVKTWSRRSTISPEFVGHTLAVHNGSKFIPVFITENMVGHKLGEFAPTRTFRGHGGKKERSAGRK
- the rplB gene encoding 50S ribosomal protein L2, with product MPLKSYNPVTPSLRFRKIVRFDEVTDDAPESSLVKPLHKTGGRNNLGRVTIRHRGGGHKRKYRVVDFKRNKDNIPARVAAIHYDPNRSANLALLFYADGEKRYILAPNGIQVNDRLMSGEEVEIRVGNAMPLSSIPLGSFVHNVELKPGKGGQLARSAGSYAQLVAKEGKFAHLKLPSGEVRLVHLNCRATIGQVGNLDHENISYGKAGAIRWLGRRPHVRGVAMNPIDHPMGGGEGKASGGHHPTSPWGWKTKGWKTRKKKKSDDYIVKRRK
- the rpsC gene encoding 30S ribosomal protein S3 gives rise to the protein MGQKTNPIGFRLGVIKTWNSNWFDEKNFANKLQEDLKLRKYIRNRMKNAGISKIQIDRTPKHITITIHTAKPGIVIGRKGLEVDKLKEELQRVTGKDVQLNVNEIKRPELDAYLVAENIAHQLEAKISYRRAMKKSIMAAMRMGAEGIKIICSGRLGGAEMARTEQYKDGRIPLHTLRADIDYAISTAITTYGCIGVKVWICKGEVVGA